In a genomic window of Thermoanaerobaculales bacterium:
- a CDS encoding metallopeptidase family protein produces MLVPRPQFEELVSQALDRLPRRFAELMSNVTVQVRETPDEAVLRSLGIDPARGTLLGLYTGVPLDRRGGWYGNVLPDVIVLYRQPLMASSSTGDDLVRRIQLTLLHEIGHHFGFSDAEMHEWELELDATRPPSQRDG; encoded by the coding sequence ATGCTGGTCCCTCGCCCGCAGTTCGAGGAGCTGGTCTCCCAGGCGCTCGACCGGCTTCCCCGCCGCTTTGCCGAGCTGATGAGCAACGTGACGGTCCAGGTCCGTGAGACGCCCGACGAGGCCGTTCTCCGCAGCCTCGGCATCGATCCTGCCCGCGGCACCCTGCTCGGGCTCTACACCGGGGTCCCGCTCGACCGGCGGGGCGGCTGGTACGGCAACGTCCTGCCCGATGTCATCGTGCTCTACCGGCAGCCGCTGATGGCCTCGAGCAGCACCGGCGACGACCTCGTCCGCCGCATCCAGCTCACCCTGCTGCACGAGATCGGCCACCACTTCGGCTTCTCGGACGCCGAGATGCACGAGTGGGAGTTGGAGCTCGACGCCACCCGACCTCCCTCGCAGCGAGACGGCTAG
- a CDS encoding slipin family protein, with product MCPLKSALRLDALDRLAASLRTDFRFGPLNIVILVLISLAGLFVHLSVAAFNIEIVITMLALAVVLSTLFRVSQVWESVLILTTLSALLTYLRHRPDSSILVTAIVVAGLLAPCIQVALQWEKAVVLRFGKFRGLRGSGVFTLLPVIDKVASYVDQRIRVTDFKAETTLTRDTVPVNVDAIAFWMVWDAEKSVLEVAEFEGAVTLSAQTALRDAIGKHELGDMLSNRDRLGREIQEVLDAKTNAWGITVQSVEIRDIIIPKELEDAMSRQAQAERERQSRIILSTAETEIAEKFAEASKHYRSNPAALHLRAMNMVYEGLKTKGSMVIVPSTAVETMGLGAMGGLTAFDRILGTDTASPAAKEEDDGAEGG from the coding sequence ATGTGTCCGCTAAAATCCGCCCTGCGGCTCGACGCCCTCGACCGGCTCGCCGCCTCGCTGCGCACCGACTTCAGGTTCGGGCCGCTCAACATCGTGATCCTGGTCCTGATCAGCCTGGCCGGGCTGTTCGTCCACCTCTCGGTGGCGGCATTCAACATCGAGATTGTCATCACCATGCTGGCGCTCGCGGTGGTGCTGTCGACGCTGTTCAGGGTCTCCCAGGTCTGGGAGTCGGTGCTGATCCTGACCACGCTGTCCGCGCTGCTGACCTACCTGCGCCACCGCCCCGACAGCTCGATCCTGGTGACCGCGATCGTGGTCGCCGGCCTGCTGGCGCCCTGCATCCAGGTCGCCCTGCAGTGGGAGAAGGCGGTCGTACTGCGGTTCGGCAAGTTCCGGGGCCTGCGCGGCTCAGGGGTCTTCACTCTGCTGCCGGTGATCGACAAGGTGGCGAGCTACGTCGACCAGCGCATCCGGGTCACCGACTTCAAGGCCGAGACCACGCTGACCCGCGACACGGTGCCGGTGAACGTCGACGCGATTGCCTTCTGGATGGTCTGGGACGCCGAGAAGTCGGTGCTCGAGGTCGCCGAGTTCGAGGGCGCGGTGACCTTGTCGGCGCAGACCGCCCTGCGCGATGCGATCGGCAAGCACGAGCTCGGCGACATGCTGTCCAACCGCGATCGGCTGGGGCGGGAGATCCAGGAGGTGCTCGACGCCAAGACCAACGCCTGGGGGATCACGGTCCAGTCGGTGGAGATCCGGGACATCATCATTCCCAAGGAGCTCGAGGACGCCATGAGCCGCCAGGCCCAGGCCGAGCGCGAGCGCCAGTCGCGGATCATCCTCTCCACCGCCGAGACCGAGATCGCCGAGAAGTTTGCCGAGGCCTCCAAGCACTACCGGAGCAACCCGGCGGCGCTCCACCTGCGCGCGATGAACATGGTCTACGAGGGCCTCAAGACCAAGGGCTCGATGGTGATCGTGCCGTCGACCGCGGTCGAGACGATGGGCCTCGGCGCGATGGGCGGGCTGACCGCGTTCGACCGCATCCTCGGCACAGACACAGCGTCACCCGCCGCCAAGGAAGAGGACGATGGAGCCGAAGGCGGCTGA
- a CDS encoding GntR family transcriptional regulator gives MAIHFELDLKSGVPFYRQIIDRVKSAIATGELGPGDRLPTVRQLAVDLSINPNTVGRAYTELELTGLVETQMGSGTFVGQREVRRDDVERRRLLDQLCQEFLSRVSTHGFTIDDVLDALSARRKH, from the coding sequence GTGGCCATCCACTTCGAGCTCGACCTGAAGAGCGGCGTCCCCTTCTACCGCCAGATCATCGACCGGGTGAAGAGCGCCATCGCCACCGGCGAGCTCGGCCCCGGCGACCGGCTGCCCACGGTACGCCAGCTCGCCGTCGACCTGTCGATCAACCCCAACACCGTCGGCCGCGCCTACACCGAGCTTGAGCTGACCGGCCTGGTGGAGACCCAGATGGGCTCCGGGACGTTCGTCGGCCAGCGCGAGGTGCGGCGCGACGACGTCGAGCGCCGGCGGCTGCTCGACCAGCTCTGCCAGGAGTTCCTGTCGCGGGTCTCCACCCACGGCTTCACCATCGACGACGTGCTCGACGCGCTGTCGGCACGCCGCAAGCACTGA
- a CDS encoding DUF4136 domain-containing protein, with translation MKRALLVLLPLLAVAVPALAQEVHIDYDRWARMTTFKTFAWVDSPDNSLAEVSPLMHERIKTAIITQLASGRLKLAETDPDLYVTYHASTTEQLRLNTVSLGYAYPGSWYWDPYWGGAYSTTTATTYTQGTLVVDIWDARAGTLVWRGTVTSVITEDPEKNAKKIEKMCKKIAEKWQKMKPGF, from the coding sequence ATGAAGAGAGCGCTGCTGGTTCTGCTCCCCTTGCTCGCCGTCGCCGTGCCGGCGCTCGCCCAGGAGGTCCACATCGACTACGACCGGTGGGCTCGCATGACGACCTTCAAGACCTTCGCCTGGGTCGACAGCCCGGACAACTCCCTGGCCGAGGTGTCGCCGCTGATGCACGAGCGGATCAAGACGGCGATCATCACTCAGCTCGCGAGCGGCCGGCTGAAGCTGGCCGAGACGGACCCGGACCTCTACGTCACCTACCATGCCAGCACGACCGAGCAGCTTCGCCTCAACACCGTGTCGCTGGGCTACGCCTACCCCGGCAGCTGGTACTGGGACCCCTACTGGGGCGGCGCCTACTCGACCACCACCGCGACCACCTACACCCAGGGCACGCTGGTGGTCGACATCTGGGACGCCCGCGCCGGCACGCTGGTGTGGCGCGGGACGGTGACCTCGGTCATCACCGAAGACCCGGAGAAGAACGCCAAGAAGATCGAGAAGATGTGCAAGAAGATCGCCGAGAAGTGGCAGAAGATGAAGCCTGGGTTCTAG
- a CDS encoding iron-sulfur cluster assembly accessory protein, which produces MITFTEAAKQKVREYMDQAGNGCLGLRVMADRQGRNHFRYNLTLVLEGETYDKDVKLDQGSFSAWVDPTSAELLEGTTVDFVSDLSGAGFRFDNPQAVVRWDDPVAERLQRVLDEKVTPSVGGHGGWVELLAVDGDTAVIQFGGGCQGCGMSQVTLKDGIERIILEEVPEIRKVVDGTDHESGSNPYYSR; this is translated from the coding sequence ATGATCACCTTCACCGAGGCCGCGAAGCAGAAGGTGCGCGAGTACATGGATCAGGCCGGCAACGGCTGTCTCGGCTTGCGCGTGATGGCGGATCGCCAGGGGCGGAACCACTTCCGCTACAACCTGACCCTGGTGCTCGAGGGCGAGACCTACGACAAGGACGTCAAGCTCGACCAGGGCTCGTTCTCGGCCTGGGTCGACCCGACGAGCGCCGAGCTGCTCGAGGGGACGACGGTCGACTTCGTGTCGGATCTCTCGGGCGCCGGCTTCCGCTTCGACAACCCGCAGGCGGTGGTGCGGTGGGACGACCCCGTCGCCGAGCGCCTGCAGCGGGTGCTCGACGAGAAGGTAACGCCCTCGGTGGGCGGCCACGGCGGCTGGGTCGAGCTGCTGGCGGTGGACGGCGACACCGCCGTGATCCAGTTCGGCGGCGGTTGCCAGGGCTGCGGCATGTCGCAGGTGACCCTCAAGGACGGGATCGAGAGGATCATCCTCGAGGAGGTGCCGGAGATCCGCAAGGTGGTCGACGGCACCGACCACGAGTCCGGCTCGAATCCCTACTACTCTCGCTGA
- a CDS encoding nucleoside transporter C-terminal domain-containing protein, whose product MRLIGLLGMLVILALAWAMSYHRTAVRLRTVAWGIGLQVLFAVIVLRQDFWSFAGMGVFGLLLVVFLLQADHARLGRGWGATAVLSAAAIVAGFVLVRWLPAILPALLALLVVALLVNGKLRLAQPAQRYMAALLVVSGIGWLIAGGHYGQQVIAAVSDQVTNFLSLSDYGSKFVFGNLADSRYFFPDSESGWPGFGFQIAFKVLPTIVFFGSFMSVLYYLGIIQRVIGGMAAFMRWTIGTSGAETLSCTANIFVGQTEAPLLIKPFLDDLTKSELLTVMVGGFATIAGGVMAGYIAMGIPAGYLIAASVMGAPAALVMGKIVFPELEHSRTAGDVALPDIKVGDNVIEAASNGILDGFKLALNVAAMLIGFMALIAVVDSMLLFLDRMIDGRLLGGTYVAYAFETLWSPAHGEYQGVFPGSLQTVFGSLLRPLAWLMGVPRADAATVANLIGVKVSLNEFVAYSALSNYIRDGVLSERGVIISTYVLCGFANFSSIGIQIGGISALAPNRRSDLARLGLRAMFAGALASCLTATIAGLLL is encoded by the coding sequence ATGCGTCTGATCGGGCTGTTGGGGATGCTGGTGATACTCGCGCTCGCCTGGGCCATGTCGTACCACCGCACCGCGGTGCGCCTGCGCACGGTGGCTTGGGGCATCGGCCTCCAGGTGCTGTTCGCCGTGATCGTGCTTCGCCAGGACTTCTGGAGCTTCGCCGGCATGGGCGTCTTCGGGCTGCTGCTGGTGGTTTTCCTGCTGCAGGCCGACCACGCGCGCCTCGGCCGTGGTTGGGGGGCGACCGCCGTGCTGTCCGCCGCCGCGATCGTCGCCGGGTTCGTGCTCGTGCGCTGGCTTCCCGCGATCCTGCCGGCGCTGCTCGCGTTGCTCGTGGTGGCCCTGCTGGTCAATGGCAAGCTCCGGCTCGCGCAGCCGGCACAGCGCTACATGGCGGCGCTGCTGGTGGTCTCGGGCATCGGGTGGCTGATTGCGGGCGGCCACTACGGCCAGCAGGTGATAGCCGCCGTCTCCGACCAGGTGACGAACTTCCTCAGCCTGTCCGACTACGGCTCCAAGTTCGTGTTCGGGAACCTGGCCGACTCCCGGTACTTCTTCCCCGACTCGGAGTCCGGCTGGCCGGGCTTCGGGTTCCAGATCGCTTTCAAGGTGCTGCCGACCATCGTCTTCTTCGGCAGCTTCATGAGCGTCCTCTACTACCTCGGCATCATCCAGCGCGTCATCGGGGGCATGGCCGCCTTCATGCGCTGGACGATCGGCACCAGCGGCGCCGAGACCCTATCCTGCACCGCCAACATCTTCGTCGGCCAGACCGAAGCGCCGCTGCTCATCAAGCCCTTCCTGGACGACCTGACGAAGTCGGAGCTGCTGACCGTGATGGTCGGCGGGTTCGCGACCATCGCGGGCGGCGTCATGGCCGGTTACATTGCCATGGGCATCCCTGCCGGGTACCTGATCGCCGCCAGCGTGATGGGGGCCCCGGCCGCCCTGGTGATGGGCAAGATCGTCTTCCCGGAGCTCGAGCACTCACGGACCGCCGGCGACGTCGCGCTGCCCGACATCAAGGTCGGCGACAACGTCATCGAGGCGGCCTCGAACGGCATCCTCGACGGCTTCAAGCTGGCCCTCAACGTGGCTGCGATGCTGATCGGGTTCATGGCTCTCATCGCTGTTGTCGACTCCATGCTGCTGTTCCTCGACCGCATGATCGACGGACGCCTGCTCGGCGGCACCTACGTCGCCTACGCCTTCGAGACCTTGTGGTCCCCGGCGCATGGCGAGTACCAGGGCGTGTTCCCGGGCTCGCTGCAGACGGTGTTCGGCTCGCTGCTGCGGCCGCTCGCGTGGCTGATGGGCGTGCCGCGGGCCGACGCGGCGACGGTCGCCAACCTGATCGGCGTCAAGGTCTCGCTCAATGAGTTCGTCGCCTACAGTGCGCTCTCGAACTACATCAGGGACGGCGTCCTCAGCGAGCGCGGCGTGATCATCTCCACCTACGTGCTGTGCGGCTTCGCCAACTTCTCGTCGATCGGCATCCAGATCGGCGGCATCTCGGCGCTCGCGCCGAATCGCAGGTCCGATCTGGCCCGGCTCGGCCTGCGGGCGATGTTCGCCGGCGCCCTGGCCTCCTGCCTGACCGCCACCATCGCCGGCCTCCTGCTGTAA
- a CDS encoding zinc metallopeptidase, which yields MYFDPIYFVFIAPALLLSLWASFMTKHNFNKYSKVAVATGLTGAQAAQRLLEGAGIGDVSITATHGILSDHYNPLNKSLNLSEAVYGSRSVAAVGVACHEAGHAIQHAVKYKALGLRSALVPTAKIGSTLGYFVMLGGLLLSSVNMVLVGAVLFSAVLLFQIVTLPVEFDASRRAKALVTEYGIVTEREKEGVSKVLNAAAMTYVAAAISTLMTLLYFLFRAGLLGGRRD from the coding sequence ATGTACTTCGACCCGATCTACTTCGTGTTCATTGCTCCGGCCCTGCTGCTGTCGCTGTGGGCGAGCTTCATGACCAAGCACAACTTCAACAAGTACTCCAAGGTCGCGGTCGCCACCGGGCTGACCGGCGCCCAGGCCGCGCAGCGCCTGCTCGAGGGCGCCGGCATCGGCGACGTGTCGATCACCGCCACCCACGGGATCCTCAGCGACCACTACAACCCGCTCAACAAGTCGCTCAACCTGTCCGAGGCGGTCTACGGGTCGCGCTCGGTGGCCGCGGTCGGGGTCGCCTGCCACGAGGCCGGGCACGCGATCCAGCACGCCGTGAAGTACAAGGCGCTGGGCCTTCGCTCGGCGCTGGTGCCGACCGCCAAGATCGGCTCGACCCTCGGCTACTTCGTGATGCTCGGCGGCCTGCTCCTGAGCTCGGTCAACATGGTCCTCGTCGGCGCCGTGTTGTTCTCGGCGGTGCTGCTGTTCCAGATCGTCACCCTGCCGGTGGAGTTCGACGCGTCCAGGCGTGCGAAGGCGCTGGTCACCGAGTACGGCATCGTCACCGAGCGCGAGAAGGAGGGCGTGAGCAAGGTCCTCAACGCGGCCGCCATGACCTACGTCGCGGCTGCGATCTCGACGCTGATGACCCTGCTCTACTTCCTGTTCCGGGCCGGCCTGCTCGGCGGGCGCCGGGACTGA
- a CDS encoding SEC-C domain-containing protein has product MSLRDTFLRVIAGPERPALPSLGRNERCWCGSGRKYKLCHQMTDERKRAASRTAPSRRS; this is encoded by the coding sequence ATGAGCCTCCGTGACACCTTCCTCCGCGTGATCGCCGGGCCCGAGCGGCCGGCCCTGCCCAGTCTCGGCCGCAACGAGCGCTGCTGGTGCGGCAGTGGGCGCAAGTACAAGCTCTGCCACCAGATGACCGACGAGCGCAAGCGCGCGGCGTCGCGCACCGCCCCCTCCCGGCGCTCCTGA
- a CDS encoding NAD+ synthase, translated as MRIAIAQLDYTIAAFDRNLDAMRRAVERARAAGTELVVFSELATIGYPPGDLLERDDVVDRNLVQLERIAALSDDKLAIVVGYVERNPLRCGRALHNAAALCAGGRVADRYLKCLLPTYDVFDEARYFEPGVEARLLEVHGVRIGVSVCEDVWADPERDGISLYHRDPVAELVERGARLLINISASPFELGKAALRRDLVRRYAAESGRFFVYANQVGGNDQLVFDGHSLVVDGQGRVVARAHAFAEDLLLYDIPAEALGEQTGLPGPLGEIREVDEDVDAQALAALELGLADYAHKCGFERVLLGLSGGIDSALVAAIAARALGPDKVLGVTMPTRYSSPESVTDSEELARRLGIEIRVLPIDDIFQACLDRLAPVFEGLDEDVTEENLQARIRGVVLMALSNKLHRLLLAAGNKSELAVGYATLYGDMCGGLAPISDVPKTLVYRLARLINREREIIPRSTLDKAPSAELRPGQTDQDTLPPYDQLDRVLELYVERHLSPGQIADSGVPAAVVDQVVRLIDRSEYKRRQAAPGIKITSKAFGVGRRYPIAADYRCLHPGCGGDPEKR; from the coding sequence GTGCGCATCGCGATCGCCCAGCTCGATTACACGATCGCCGCCTTTGACCGCAACCTCGACGCCATGCGGCGGGCGGTGGAGCGTGCCCGCGCGGCCGGGACGGAGCTGGTGGTGTTCTCGGAGCTCGCCACCATCGGCTACCCGCCTGGCGACCTGCTCGAGCGCGACGACGTCGTCGACCGCAACCTGGTCCAGCTCGAGCGGATCGCCGCCCTCTCCGACGACAAGCTGGCGATCGTGGTCGGCTACGTCGAGCGCAACCCGCTGCGCTGCGGCCGAGCGCTGCACAACGCGGCCGCGCTGTGCGCCGGCGGCCGGGTCGCCGACCGCTACCTCAAGTGCCTGCTGCCGACCTACGACGTCTTCGACGAGGCGCGCTACTTCGAGCCCGGGGTCGAAGCGCGCCTGCTCGAGGTCCACGGCGTCCGGATCGGGGTCTCGGTGTGCGAGGACGTGTGGGCCGACCCGGAGCGCGACGGCATCAGCCTCTACCACCGCGACCCGGTGGCCGAGCTGGTCGAGCGCGGCGCCCGGCTGCTGATCAACATCTCGGCCAGTCCTTTCGAGCTGGGGAAGGCCGCGCTGCGCCGCGATCTGGTGCGCCGCTACGCCGCCGAGTCCGGCCGCTTCTTCGTTTATGCCAACCAGGTCGGCGGCAACGACCAGCTGGTGTTCGACGGGCATTCGCTGGTGGTCGACGGCCAGGGCCGGGTGGTGGCCCGCGCCCATGCCTTCGCCGAGGACCTGCTGCTGTACGACATCCCCGCCGAGGCCCTGGGGGAGCAGACGGGGCTTCCCGGTCCGCTCGGCGAGATCCGCGAGGTCGATGAGGACGTCGACGCCCAGGCGCTCGCCGCGCTCGAGCTCGGCCTCGCCGACTACGCCCACAAGTGCGGCTTCGAGCGCGTGCTGCTCGGGCTGTCCGGCGGCATCGACTCGGCGCTGGTGGCGGCGATCGCGGCGCGCGCCCTCGGCCCGGACAAGGTCCTCGGCGTGACGATGCCGACCCGCTACTCGTCGCCGGAAAGCGTCACCGACTCCGAGGAGCTGGCCCGCAGGCTCGGCATCGAGATCCGCGTCCTCCCGATCGACGACATCTTCCAGGCCTGCCTCGACCGCCTGGCCCCGGTTTTCGAAGGGCTCGACGAGGACGTCACCGAGGAGAACCTCCAGGCCCGGATCCGCGGGGTGGTGCTGATGGCCCTGTCCAACAAGCTCCACCGGCTGCTGCTCGCCGCCGGCAACAAGTCGGAGCTGGCGGTCGGCTACGCCACCCTCTACGGTGACATGTGCGGCGGCCTCGCCCCGATCTCGGACGTGCCCAAGACCCTCGTCTACCGGCTGGCGCGGCTCATCAACCGCGAGCGCGAGATCATCCCGCGCAGCACCCTCGACAAGGCGCCCTCCGCCGAGCTGCGGCCCGGTCAGACCGACCAGGACACTCTGCCGCCCTACGACCAGCTCGACCGGGTGTTGGAGCTCTACGTCGAGCGCCACCTCTCGCCGGGGCAGATCGCGGACAGCGGCGTGCCAGCGGCGGTCGTCGACCAGGTCGTCCGGCTGATCGACCGCAGCGAGTACAAGCGCCGCCAGGCCGCGCCCGGGATCAAGATCACCAGCAAGGCGTTCGGCGTCGGGCGACGCTACCCGATCGCCGCCGACTACCGCTGCCTCCACCCGGGCTGCGGCGGCGATCCCGAGAAGAGGTAG
- a CDS encoding alkaline phosphatase has product MARLRSSIVWLLLAAAVSAVAVLVAARFIGGGAGIGDLVVPGPAADVHAFPAPGGPEAAAAPVRPAPAVPPATDQPPRNVIVVLGDGVGLGQLSTVSALVLGPAGGLAVESAPVVGLVRTWAGNALVTDSAAAASAMATGMKTPKGAISMQADGSAPCTLFEAAAASGMATGFVTTAGLPDATPAAFLAHAANRDQYRTILEQMLASDATVLIGGDWQLAGHALRQRDYLELVREAESAAGTRFTVVRDASALATTPAPLLALLPARPGNRRTHGPPLADSARRALDLLDDHGSGFLLIIEQEETDEAAHDNDVNGVVAAMVELDEAIRAMLAYATARGDTLVLVTSDHDTAGMAATHGGFDDGMAEVGWLDDGHLATWVPLFAFGPGAGQFAGVLDNTEIGRRIADLCGLEGLPPPS; this is encoded by the coding sequence GTGGCGCGTCTGAGATCCTCGATCGTCTGGCTGTTGCTGGCGGCGGCAGTCTCCGCCGTTGCCGTCCTGGTGGCCGCCCGCTTCATCGGGGGCGGGGCGGGCATCGGCGACCTCGTCGTCCCCGGGCCGGCGGCCGATGTCCACGCCTTCCCGGCCCCGGGCGGCCCGGAGGCGGCCGCAGCGCCAGTTCGGCCCGCGCCTGCGGTGCCGCCCGCCACCGACCAGCCGCCCCGCAACGTGATCGTCGTGCTCGGCGACGGCGTCGGGCTCGGCCAGCTGAGCACGGTTTCCGCCCTGGTCCTCGGCCCCGCCGGCGGGCTCGCGGTCGAGAGCGCCCCGGTGGTCGGCCTGGTGCGGACCTGGGCCGGGAACGCGCTGGTCACCGACTCGGCGGCCGCGGCGTCCGCGATGGCCACCGGGATGAAGACGCCCAAGGGTGCCATCTCGATGCAGGCCGACGGGAGCGCGCCGTGCACCCTGTTCGAGGCGGCCGCGGCCAGCGGCATGGCCACCGGCTTCGTGACCACCGCCGGGCTCCCCGATGCCACGCCCGCGGCCTTTCTGGCCCACGCCGCGAATCGCGACCAGTACCGGACGATCCTCGAGCAGATGCTCGCCTCCGACGCCACGGTGCTGATCGGCGGCGACTGGCAGCTTGCCGGCCACGCGCTGCGGCAACGCGACTACCTCGAGCTCGTGCGCGAGGCCGAGTCGGCGGCCGGCACCCGATTCACCGTGGTCCGCGACGCTTCGGCGCTCGCGACCACCCCGGCGCCGCTGCTCGCGCTGCTGCCGGCCCGGCCCGGAAACCGCCGAACGCACGGGCCGCCGCTGGCCGATTCCGCGCGGCGCGCGCTCGACCTGCTCGACGACCACGGGTCCGGCTTCCTGCTCATCATCGAGCAGGAGGAAACCGACGAGGCGGCCCACGACAACGACGTCAACGGCGTGGTCGCCGCGATGGTCGAGCTCGACGAGGCGATCCGCGCCATGCTCGCGTACGCCACCGCCCGCGGCGACACCCTGGTTCTGGTCACCTCCGACCACGACACCGCCGGCATGGCGGCCACCCACGGTGGCTTCGACGACGGGATGGCGGAGGTGGGCTGGCTCGACGACGGCCATCTCGCCACCTGGGTGCCGCTGTTCGCCTTCGGCCCCGGTGCCGGCCAGTTCGCCGGGGTGCTCGACAACACCGAGATCGGCCGCCGGATCGCAGATCTGTGCGGGCTCGAGGGTCTTCCGCCTCCATCGTGA
- a CDS encoding lipocalin family protein — MTVTKLMAVCLAVVATAAAARAEGPPLEVVGSVDLDRYLGTWYEIASYPAWFQRGCTAVTAQYSLRDDGHIRVVNSCRKGSLDGKLKRATARAKVVDHATNAKLKVSFFGPFWGDYWIIDLDPEYRWAVVGVPSRKYLWVLSRAPVMDEALYQEIVSRLPARGYDPAWLVRTLQPGVVQ, encoded by the coding sequence ATGACCGTGACGAAGCTGATGGCGGTGTGTCTCGCCGTGGTGGCGACGGCGGCCGCGGCCCGCGCCGAAGGGCCGCCGCTCGAGGTCGTCGGATCAGTCGACCTGGACCGCTACCTTGGCACCTGGTACGAGATCGCCAGCTACCCGGCGTGGTTCCAGCGCGGCTGCACCGCGGTGACCGCTCAGTACAGCCTGCGCGACGACGGCCACATCCGGGTCGTCAACAGCTGCCGCAAGGGCTCCCTCGACGGCAAGCTGAAGCGGGCCACCGCGCGGGCCAAGGTGGTCGATCACGCCACCAACGCCAAGCTGAAGGTGTCGTTCTTCGGGCCATTCTGGGGCGACTACTGGATCATCGACCTCGACCCGGAGTACCGCTGGGCGGTGGTCGGGGTGCCGAGCCGCAAGTACCTGTGGGTCCTGAGCCGCGCCCCGGTCATGGACGAGGCGCTCTACCAGGAGATCGTGAGCCGGCTGCCGGCCCGGGGGTACGACCCGGCATGGCTGGTCCGCACCCTCCAGCCCGGCGTTGTGCAGTGA
- the lat gene encoding L-lysine 6-transaminase, translated as MNRFVTRPDRIHGLVGQHVLADGFHVAIDLHRSHGSWIVDAVSGREILDFYSYFATLPVGHNHPGLAGDPDFMSALTRAAVANPANSDIYSGEYAAFIETFARLAMPAHFRHLFFVAGGALAVENALKTAFDWKRRRNLAAGKGDRGSQIVHFREAFHGRSGYTLSLTNTDPVKTEGFPTFSWPRVTNPKLSFPITAEVEAHTAALEQQAVAEIERAFAGHPDDIAAIIIEPIQGEGGDNHFRAEFFAELRRLADRHDALLIFDEVQTGVGLTGRMWAYQHFGVDPDILVFGKKTQVCGIMASARIDEAAGNVFATSSRINSTWGGNLVDMVRCARYLEIINGERLAENAARMGDRFLDGLSELASRHPAMSNVRGRGLFCAFTLPSAEQRDRLRTALWERGLATLASWPTSVRFRPCLNVTAAEIDAALDRLDDGLSELWATRRAPVHTGVAAAARASAPAGRAVARPVGGAGV; from the coding sequence ATGAACCGCTTCGTCACCCGTCCCGACCGCATTCACGGCCTGGTAGGCCAGCACGTCCTCGCCGACGGCTTCCACGTCGCCATCGACCTTCATCGCTCCCACGGCTCGTGGATCGTCGATGCCGTTTCCGGCCGCGAGATCCTCGACTTCTACTCCTACTTCGCCACCCTGCCGGTGGGCCACAACCATCCCGGGCTGGCCGGCGACCCCGATTTCATGAGCGCCCTCACCCGGGCCGCCGTCGCGAACCCTGCCAACTCCGACATCTACTCCGGCGAGTACGCGGCGTTCATCGAGACCTTTGCCCGGCTCGCGATGCCCGCCCACTTCCGCCACCTGTTCTTCGTCGCCGGCGGCGCGCTCGCGGTCGAGAACGCCCTCAAGACGGCCTTCGACTGGAAGCGCCGGCGCAACCTGGCCGCCGGCAAGGGCGACCGCGGCTCCCAGATCGTGCACTTCCGCGAGGCCTTCCACGGCCGCAGCGGCTACACCCTGTCGCTCACCAACACCGACCCGGTCAAGACCGAGGGCTTCCCGACCTTCTCCTGGCCCAGGGTCACCAATCCCAAGCTCAGCTTCCCGATCACCGCCGAGGTCGAGGCGCACACCGCCGCCCTCGAGCAGCAGGCGGTCGCCGAGATCGAGCGCGCCTTCGCCGGCCATCCCGACGACATCGCCGCCATCATCATCGAACCGATCCAGGGCGAGGGCGGCGACAACCACTTCCGGGCCGAGTTCTTCGCCGAGCTGCGCCGGCTCGCCGACCGCCACGACGCGCTGCTGATCTTCGACGAGGTGCAGACCGGGGTCGGCCTCACCGGCAGGATGTGGGCCTACCAGCACTTCGGCGTCGACCCCGACATCCTGGTGTTCGGCAAGAAGACCCAGGTCTGCGGGATCATGGCGTCCGCGCGCATCGACGAGGCCGCGGGCAACGTTTTCGCCACGTCCAGCCGCATCAACTCGACCTGGGGCGGCAACCTGGTCGACATGGTGCGCTGCGCGAGGTACTTGGAGATCATCAACGGCGAGCGACTGGCCGAGAACGCCGCCCGGATGGGCGACCGCTTCCTCGATGGGCTCTCCGAGCTGGCCTCGCGCCACCCGGCGATGTCGAACGTGCGCGGCCGCGGGCTGTTCTGCGCCTTCACCCTGCCGTCGGCCGAGCAGCGGGACCGGCTGCGGACCGCACTGTGGGAGCGTGGCCTGGCGACGCTCGCGTCGTGGCCGACATCGGTCCGCTTCCGCCCCTGCCTGAACGTGACCGCGGCCGAGATCGATGCGGCACTCGATCGCCTGGACGATGGGCTCTCCGAGCTGTGGGCGACACGGCGGGCGCCGGTCCACACCGGCGTCGCTGCCGCCGCGCGGGCGTCGGCGCCGGCTGGGCGGGCGGTCGCCCGCCCGGTCGGCGGGGCCGGCGTGTGA